A single genomic interval of Natronoarchaeum philippinense harbors:
- a CDS encoding response regulator transcription factor, which produces MGRSSDPTVLIVEDEPDLADLYAAWLEDSCSVRTAYNGSQALDAIDQVVDVVLLDRRMPGLSGDTVLNTIRDRGLDCRVAMVTAVEPSFDIVEMGFDDYLVKPVSTDDLTSTVDQLLLRSTYDEQLQEFFALASKKAILDKQKTEAELRSSEEYARLEDRLAVLRSDIDDTMAQLDDQNGYSRACRDITR; this is translated from the coding sequence ATGGGACGGTCGAGTGACCCGACCGTCCTGATCGTCGAGGACGAGCCCGATCTCGCGGACCTGTACGCCGCTTGGCTGGAAGACAGTTGCTCGGTGCGGACGGCGTACAACGGCAGTCAGGCGCTCGACGCCATCGATCAGGTTGTCGACGTAGTGCTGCTCGACCGCCGGATGCCGGGCCTCTCTGGCGATACCGTGTTGAACACGATCCGGGACCGCGGACTCGATTGCCGCGTGGCGATGGTGACGGCTGTCGAACCCAGCTTCGACATCGTGGAAATGGGCTTCGACGACTATCTCGTCAAACCGGTCTCAACGGACGACCTGACCAGCACTGTCGACCAACTCTTGTTGCGCTCGACCTACGACGAACAGCTACAGGAGTTTTTCGCGCTCGCATCGAAGAAGGCGATCCTCGACAAGCAAAAGACGGAGGCGGAACTCCGTTCGAGCGAGGAGTACGCCCGACTCGAGGACCGCCTCGCCGTGTTGCGCTCGGATATCGACGACACGATGGCACAACTCGACGATCAGAACGGGTACAGCCGGGCGTGTCGTGATATTACCCGCTAG
- a CDS encoding PHP domain-containing protein → MLSVELHAHSELSHDGRDPVDLLLEQAEAVGLDALAITDHDEFDASLEAARKAPEYGLVGIPGMEITSKAGHVLGLGIEEAIEAGLPFDETLDRIREQGGVAVVPHPFQESRHGVMANITRGQLRAADAIEVYNSRLLTGRGNRQAEEFAQTYGLPMTAGSDAHISEMVGQAVTRVDADERSAESILDAVREGRTAVDGKRTPWRISFRQAAGGAKRRVVAKLLELF, encoded by the coding sequence GTGCTGTCGGTCGAGCTACACGCCCACTCCGAGCTGTCGCACGACGGTCGGGATCCCGTCGATCTCCTCTTAGAGCAGGCCGAGGCTGTCGGCCTCGACGCGCTGGCGATCACCGATCACGACGAGTTCGACGCCAGCCTCGAAGCCGCCCGCAAGGCCCCCGAGTACGGGCTCGTCGGGATTCCCGGCATGGAGATCACCAGCAAAGCCGGACACGTCCTCGGGCTGGGCATCGAGGAAGCCATCGAGGCTGGACTGCCGTTCGACGAAACGCTCGACCGCATCCGCGAGCAGGGCGGGGTCGCAGTCGTCCCCCACCCGTTTCAGGAGTCGCGCCACGGCGTGATGGCAAACATCACGCGCGGCCAGCTCCGGGCCGCCGACGCCATCGAAGTGTACAACTCCCGGCTGTTGACCGGTCGGGGGAACCGGCAAGCCGAGGAGTTCGCCCAGACGTACGGGCTGCCGATGACCGCAGGGAGCGACGCCCACATCAGCGAGATGGTCGGGCAGGCCGTCACGCGCGTTGACGCCGACGAGCGGTCGGCCGAGAGTATCCTCGACGCCGTTCGCGAGGGCCGAACCGCGGTCGACGGCAAGCGAACGCCGTGGCGGATCAGCTTCCGACAGGCCGCCGGCGGCGCCAAGCGCCGGGTCGTCGCCAAACTGCTCGAACTGTTCTAA
- a CDS encoding asparagine synthase C-terminal domain-containing protein, with protein MQGADPAVVRRALDDAEPLPGTAGFAGVLAAEQSDGHDTLVRDVLGRYPLFVDDYTGEHAASPSTLDEPRSVPAGHVRRLDGDDAKFQQRWALPEPAPMEDERAAVADLQAAIRTGVDAAASAASGTTDPDADIAVAFSGGVDSAVVAAGLDAAGVDAPLYAGGFPGSHDLGAARSAAHAMDRELRVVEFTVADIERAVPEVARAIDRPDAMAVQIALPLYLVAERAAVDGYDHLAVGQGADELFGGYAKIARAPDDPRVDADTVRGARDELLGTLPSQLERDVLALRGAGAEPVAPLLHDAVVGAALRLPGDALVDARGERKRAFRLAAREFVPDRVAFREKKAVQYGSLAARELDRLAREAGFKRTMDDHVTEYVRSRIDG; from the coding sequence GTGCAGGGCGCCGATCCCGCCGTCGTCCGCCGGGCGCTCGACGACGCCGAACCGCTGCCCGGGACCGCCGGATTTGCTGGCGTTCTCGCCGCCGAACAGAGCGACGGCCACGACACGCTCGTCCGGGACGTGCTCGGTCGCTACCCGCTGTTCGTCGACGATTACACCGGCGAGCACGCGGCGTCGCCGAGCACCCTAGACGAGCCGCGATCCGTTCCCGCCGGCCACGTCCGGCGGCTCGACGGCGACGACGCCAAGTTCCAGCAGCGCTGGGCGCTTCCCGAGCCTGCTCCCATGGAGGACGAGCGCGCCGCCGTCGCCGACCTCCAAGCTGCTATTCGAACTGGCGTCGACGCCGCGGCGTCGGCGGCATCCGGCACAACTGATCCGGACGCCGATATTGCGGTCGCCTTCTCCGGCGGCGTCGACTCGGCGGTGGTCGCCGCCGGCCTCGACGCGGCGGGCGTCGACGCGCCGCTGTACGCCGGCGGGTTTCCCGGGAGCCACGACCTCGGCGCCGCCCGATCCGCAGCGCACGCGATGGACCGTGAGCTTCGGGTCGTCGAGTTCACCGTCGCGGACATCGAACGCGCGGTTCCCGAGGTCGCGCGGGCGATCGACCGCCCGGACGCGATGGCCGTCCAGATCGCCTTGCCGCTCTATCTGGTCGCCGAGCGCGCCGCCGTCGACGGGTACGATCACCTCGCGGTCGGACAGGGCGCCGACGAGCTGTTCGGCGGCTACGCGAAAATCGCCCGGGCACCCGACGACCCGCGAGTCGACGCCGACACCGTCCGGGGCGCGCGCGACGAGCTGCTCGGGACACTTCCCAGCCAGTTAGAGCGGGACGTGCTCGCCTTGCGGGGCGCCGGCGCCGAACCGGTGGCGCCGCTGTTGCACGACGCCGTCGTCGGGGCGGCGCTCCGGTTGCCGGGCGACGCGCTGGTCGACGCTCGGGGCGAGCGCAAGCGCGCCTTCCGGCTGGCCGCCCGCGAGTTCGTCCCCGATCGGGTCGCGTTCCGCGAGAAAAAGGCCGTCCAGTACGGCAGTCTCGCCGCACGAGAACTGGACCGACTCGCCCGGGAAGCTGGGTTCAAGCGCACGATGGACGATCACGTCACCGAGTACGTCCGATCGCGGATCGACGGGTAA
- the purL gene encoding phosphoribosylformylglycinamidine synthase subunit PurL — protein MSLSDPDRDLVVEELGREPTPAEAALFENLWSEHCAYRSSRPLLGAFDSEDERVIVGPGDDAAVVALPEYDAGDAADADVENAETYITMGIESHNHPSYVDPFDGAATGVGGIVRDTLSMGAYPIALTDSLYFGEFDREHSRYLFEGVVEGISHYGNCIGVPTVGGSVDFHEDYEGNPLVNVSCVGLVDADRMITAVAQEAGNKLVLVGNSTGRDGLGGASFASEDLSEDAETEDRPAVQVGDPYTEKLLIEANEELIDESLVESARDLGAAGLGGASSELVAKGGLGADIELSEVHEREPNMSALEYLLAESQERMCYEVRPENVERVAEIAEKFDLGCSVIGEVTEGNYTCTFEGETVVDVDAEFLGEGAPMNDLPHEDPTAPKRDLPDADLAEAFQTVVSAPSTASKRWVYRQYDHEVGVRTSVAPGDDAAVMAIRETESEASPGVGLALSAGAAPNWTEAAPYEGARAVALENATNLAAKGAAPLAAVDCLNGGNPEKPDVYGAFKGIVDGLADMCADLDVPVVGGNVSLYNDSPTGPIPPTPTLAMTGTKPGYDAPPLSVEPEGELLLVGDLAAGDDSAARLGGSEFLAQLGGTDRFPELPDEPAAVVSALAAVADRDGTLAVHDISHGGLAVALAEMVTDEAGLDVSLPDADDSIAALFHEQPGRALVQTTEPDAVAEAFEGVAPVTKMGEATDDGRLSIEAGETTILTDADAIADWRAVIERELD, from the coding sequence ATGAGTCTCTCCGATCCGGACCGGGATCTCGTCGTCGAGGAACTCGGGCGGGAGCCGACCCCGGCCGAGGCCGCGCTGTTCGAGAACCTCTGGAGCGAGCACTGCGCGTATCGCTCCTCGCGGCCGCTTCTGGGCGCGTTCGATAGCGAGGACGAACGCGTGATCGTCGGACCGGGCGACGACGCCGCCGTCGTCGCCTTGCCCGAGTACGACGCCGGTGACGCGGCCGACGCCGACGTGGAAAACGCCGAGACGTACATCACGATGGGGATCGAGAGCCACAACCATCCCTCCTACGTCGATCCGTTCGACGGCGCCGCGACGGGCGTCGGCGGCATCGTCCGGGACACGCTGTCGATGGGCGCGTACCCCATCGCGCTGACGGACTCGCTGTACTTCGGCGAGTTCGACCGCGAACACTCCCGCTATCTCTTCGAGGGCGTCGTCGAGGGGATCAGCCACTACGGCAACTGCATCGGCGTCCCCACAGTCGGCGGTAGCGTCGACTTTCACGAGGACTACGAGGGCAACCCGCTTGTCAACGTCTCGTGTGTCGGGCTGGTCGACGCCGATCGGATGATCACGGCCGTCGCTCAGGAGGCCGGCAACAAGCTCGTCCTCGTGGGCAACTCGACGGGCCGGGATGGCCTCGGCGGGGCGTCGTTCGCCAGCGAGGACCTGAGCGAAGACGCCGAAACCGAGGACCGACCGGCCGTACAGGTCGGCGACCCCTACACCGAGAAGCTCCTCATCGAAGCCAACGAGGAGCTGATCGACGAGTCGCTCGTCGAATCGGCCCGCGACCTCGGTGCGGCCGGGCTGGGCGGGGCGTCAAGCGAACTCGTCGCCAAGGGCGGCCTCGGCGCCGACATCGAACTGAGCGAGGTCCACGAGCGCGAACCCAACATGTCCGCGCTGGAGTACCTGCTCGCGGAGTCCCAAGAGCGCATGTGCTACGAGGTCCGCCCGGAGAACGTCGAGCGCGTCGCCGAGATCGCCGAGAAGTTCGATCTCGGCTGTTCGGTCATCGGCGAGGTCACCGAGGGCAACTACACCTGCACGTTCGAGGGCGAGACGGTCGTCGACGTGGACGCCGAGTTCCTCGGCGAGGGCGCGCCGATGAACGACCTGCCACACGAGGACCCCACAGCGCCCAAGCGAGATCTGCCGGACGCCGATCTCGCCGAGGCGTTCCAAACCGTGGTCTCGGCGCCGAGCACCGCGAGCAAGCGCTGGGTCTACCGGCAGTACGACCACGAGGTCGGCGTTCGCACGAGCGTCGCGCCCGGCGACGACGCCGCCGTGATGGCGATCCGCGAGACCGAAAGCGAGGCGTCGCCCGGCGTCGGCCTCGCGCTGTCGGCCGGTGCGGCGCCGAACTGGACCGAGGCGGCGCCCTACGAGGGCGCTCGCGCCGTCGCGTTGGAGAACGCGACCAACCTCGCCGCGAAGGGCGCAGCACCGCTCGCAGCGGTCGACTGTCTCAACGGCGGTAACCCCGAGAAGCCAGACGTGTACGGCGCGTTCAAGGGGATCGTCGACGGGCTGGCCGACATGTGTGCCGACCTCGACGTGCCCGTCGTCGGCGGCAACGTCTCGCTGTACAACGACTCGCCGACGGGGCCGATCCCGCCGACGCCGACGCTGGCGATGACCGGCACGAAGCCCGGCTACGACGCCCCGCCGCTGTCGGTCGAGCCCGAGGGCGAACTGCTACTGGTCGGGGATCTCGCGGCCGGCGATGACTCGGCTGCTCGCCTCGGCGGCTCCGAGTTCCTCGCGCAGCTCGGCGGCACCGATCGGTTCCCCGAGCTCCCCGACGAGCCCGCCGCCGTCGTCTCCGCGCTGGCCGCGGTGGCCGATCGAGACGGGACGCTGGCGGTCCACGACATCAGCCACGGCGGGTTGGCCGTCGCGCTGGCCGAGATGGTCACCGACGAGGCCGGACTCGACGTGAGCCTGCCCGACGCCGACGATTCGATCGCCGCGCTGTTCCACGAACAGCCCGGTCGGGCGCTCGTCCAGACGACCGAGCCAGACGCCGTCGCCGAGGCGTTCGAAGGCGTCGCGCCGGTCACCAAGATGGGGGAGGCGACCGACGACGGTCGGCTCTCTATCGAGGCTGGCGAGACAACGATCCTCACCGACGCCGACGCGATCGCCGACTGGCGCGCCGTCATCGAGCGCGAACTGGATTGA